One genomic region from Methanocaldococcus fervens AG86 encodes:
- a CDS encoding tripartite tricarboxylate transporter permease: MLNLPYLILGIICGTITGLFPGIHPNNIVALSFLILPYFGVNNYVPFLIGLVIAHYFINFIPSAFLGVPDDETAVSVLPMHKLTLSGNGYEAVVLAGFGSYLGVVFSIIISLFLISILHFDVKAFYCHIKIFIPFILIAFVLYQIFTSKSIWEVLVIFLSGIFGIAVLYCSEAFNITLTAMFTGMFGIPLLINNLKTYKIKNQIITFPNFELKFLESSFFASVAGFFRIFLPGISGAQLNYILSKILSERDLKNFIVSQGAIILSNEIFSLLAVIFIGTGRSGVAKAIQYLNVNIDLTYTIFYILLASTVSLIVLLKLSKYILIFIRKVNFKILSMFFIVFCTVIIIIGSYNNYLTYHLVVYLTSICIGLLALKSKSNLSNMMNVLIFPTILYFLRG; this comes from the coding sequence ATGTTAAACTTACCATATTTAATCTTAGGCATAATTTGCGGAACTATAACCGGCTTATTCCCAGGCATTCATCCAAATAACATTGTTGCATTATCTTTTTTAATTTTGCCTTATTTTGGAGTAAATAATTATGTTCCATTTTTAATTGGTTTAGTTATTGCTCACTACTTTATAAATTTTATTCCATCTGCTTTTTTAGGAGTTCCAGATGATGAAACTGCTGTTTCCGTTCTACCAATGCATAAATTAACTTTAAGTGGAAATGGTTATGAGGCAGTTGTATTGGCAGGATTTGGCAGTTATTTAGGAGTTGTTTTTTCAATAATCATAAGTTTATTTTTAATATCAATTTTGCATTTTGATGTTAAAGCATTTTACTGCCATATTAAAATATTTATCCCGTTTATTTTAATTGCTTTTGTTTTATATCAAATTTTTACATCAAAATCAATTTGGGAGGTTTTAGTTATATTTCTATCAGGAATTTTTGGAATTGCAGTTTTATATTGCAGTGAGGCATTTAATATAACTTTGACAGCAATGTTTACTGGAATGTTTGGAATTCCACTGCTTATAAACAACCTAAAAACTTACAAAATAAAAAATCAAATAATAACCTTCCCTAATTTTGAGTTAAAGTTTTTAGAATCATCATTTTTTGCATCTGTGGCTGGGTTTTTTAGAATATTTTTGCCTGGAATAAGTGGAGCTCAGTTAAACTACATTCTAAGTAAAATTTTAAGTGAAAGAGATTTAAAAAACTTTATTGTTTCTCAGGGAGCTATTATTTTATCTAATGAAATTTTTTCCCTATTGGCAGTTATTTTTATTGGAACAGGGAGGAGCGGGGTTGCCAAAGCAATACAATATTTAAATGTTAATATTGATTTAACTTATACGATTTTTTATATTTTATTGGCTTCAACAGTATCTTTAATTGTTTTGTTAAAGTTATCTAAATATATCCTCATTTTTATTAGAAAGGTTAATTTTAAGATTTTATCAATGTTTTTCATTGTTTTTTGCACAGTTATTATAATAATAGGAAGTTATAACAACTATTTAACTTATCATCTCGTTGTTTATTTAACTTCGATTTGTATTGGGCTTTTAGCATTAAAAAGTAAATCAAATCTATCAAATATGATGAACGTCTTAATATTCCCAACAATATTGTATTTTTTAAGGGGATAA
- a CDS encoding flippase-like domain-containing protein, producing MNLKGQLLNKRTIISFIISFGIILYILLKIDLNKLIIILKNANIFYYFLAITMFYLSILIKSYRWKIFLKNININLNLKNAFVIYYLSMFVNSLVPAKLGDVYRGYLLKKKTNKSISLGFGTVFIERVFDLVAMIILLFISAYISFKSKIPREIIYSMKWGVVVILILILLIFIFIILNNKINLKNERLERILMNFEKGLKAIQINTLPLIIILSFIGWFIEGLTIYFIFLSLNLNLDVLFGVFSDLASSLLTAIPITPSGLGIVEYALIYILKLKGLDYNSSFAVLILYRSISYLSIVLFGAIMFYIVEGNVLKESKNRKS from the coding sequence ATGAATTTAAAAGGGCAGTTGTTAAATAAAAGGACGATAATTTCATTCATTATCTCGTTTGGGATAATTTTATACATCCTTTTAAAAATAGATTTAAATAAATTAATTATAATTTTAAAAAATGCAAATATTTTTTATTATTTTCTTGCAATAACCATGTTTTATCTTTCAATATTAATTAAAAGCTACCGTTGGAAAATTTTCCTAAAAAATATTAATATTAATCTAAATTTAAAAAATGCATTTGTAATATACTATTTATCCATGTTTGTGAATTCTTTGGTTCCAGCCAAATTAGGAGATGTTTATAGGGGTTATTTATTAAAAAAGAAGACAAATAAATCAATATCATTAGGATTTGGGACTGTTTTTATTGAGAGAGTTTTTGATTTAGTAGCTATGATTATTTTATTGTTTATATCTGCCTATATTTCATTTAAATCAAAAATTCCAAGGGAAATAATCTACTCAATGAAATGGGGAGTTGTTGTTATATTAATTTTAATCTTACTAATCTTTATCTTCATAATATTAAATAACAAAATAAATTTAAAAAATGAAAGATTGGAAAGAATATTAATGAATTTTGAAAAAGGTTTAAAGGCAATACAAATAAATACCCTCCCTCTGATAATTATTTTATCATTTATTGGATGGTTTATTGAGGGTTTAACCATTTATTTTATATTTCTATCGTTGAATTTAAATTTAGATGTATTATTTGGCGTCTTTTCTGATTTAGCATCTTCATTATTAACAGCAATTCCAATAACGCCCTCTGGGTTGGGAATTGTGGAGTATGCCTTAATTTACATATTAAAATTAAAAGGTTTAGATTATAATAGTAGTTTCGCGGTTCTTATTCTATATCGTTCAATATCGTATCTTTCAATCGTTTTATTTGGAGCGATAATGTTTTATATCGTTGAGGGAAATGTTCTAAAAGAATCTAAAAATAGGAAATCCTAA
- a CDS encoding glycosyltransferase family 39 protein → MEIKHKIPILLLVLYIILGVYVQYNGISQFKSLPSPLYGGDYYYQMGVIWHIREGGNPLESSSMLGGMPGYLPVYGYLCAKFCDLFNLDTMKGMFYFSLVIFVVASVIWFYLFRVLFKDDWIALIGVVLANGINAYPILKYTPFTHQIMIPLFILALYLAFKERKIIYYALLGLIYGLLTLSHMVAFVGATLIILTFLIYEIYKNKDDILSYLKENVKNWGIFGVVALPILMLYWYKPIFIYHLHRPYDRLHMDVIDFGRLDVQISFLIEMIKTYLLNFSSIGGFINTILVWMGLYAFYNSKEDALKEFIKVFGIGSIFATFCYFITEPLLKMHFVPTYMHNFYLWATAIIIGLYGLNYIMERYNLNELNKKVVIFGLLFIVLFANSTYAFVNYVNNDRWANVGKHPMPEMYVSLQHYLLKNTDVNDVILSTKELSFAINSISGRKVMVNRWAHQNDPYINLPQRDMDAAIILYGNDTKKKLELIKKYNVSYLYWDYYWINSEFQFDKYGRLVGMYDPLMTYDTEENRRYLDKYGVKYIPMYFWVDPSTRYDNVRKFHILVISPQNYYNFTNPWKPDLNKYLVEVWNYTYNGKKIAALYKINIK, encoded by the coding sequence ATGGAAATCAAACATAAAATACCAATTTTATTATTGGTTTTGTATATTATTCTTGGGGTGTATGTTCAATACAATGGGATATCACAGTTTAAATCCCTACCTTCTCCGTTATACGGTGGAGATTACTATTACCAGATGGGTGTTATTTGGCATATAAGAGAGGGAGGTAATCCTTTGGAAAGTTCTTCAATGCTTGGAGGTATGCCTGGTTACCTTCCAGTTTATGGTTATCTATGTGCCAAATTTTGTGATTTGTTTAATTTAGACACAATGAAGGGGATGTTTTATTTTTCATTAGTTATATTTGTTGTAGCAAGTGTAATATGGTTTTATTTGTTTAGAGTATTATTTAAAGATGATTGGATTGCTCTAATTGGAGTCGTCTTAGCAAATGGGATAAATGCGTATCCAATATTGAAATACACCCCATTCACTCATCAGATTATGATTCCATTGTTTATCCTTGCTTTATATTTGGCATTTAAAGAGAGGAAAATTATTTATTATGCCTTGTTAGGTTTAATTTATGGTTTATTGACTTTATCTCACATGGTGGCATTTGTTGGAGCAACTTTGATAATATTAACATTCCTTATTTATGAGATTTATAAAAATAAGGATGATATATTGAGTTATTTAAAAGAAAATGTAAAAAATTGGGGAATTTTTGGAGTTGTTGCATTGCCTATATTAATGCTCTATTGGTATAAGCCGATATTTATTTATCATCTACATAGACCTTATGATAGGTTGCATATGGATGTTATTGACTTTGGAAGGTTAGATGTGCAAATAAGTTTTTTAATTGAGATGATAAAAACATATTTATTGAATTTCAGCTCTATTGGGGGGTTTATAAATACTATATTGGTATGGATGGGACTATACGCATTTTATAATTCAAAAGAAGATGCATTAAAAGAATTTATAAAAGTGTTTGGAATTGGTTCAATATTTGCCACATTTTGTTATTTTATAACTGAACCATTGTTAAAAATGCATTTTGTCCCAACTTATATGCATAATTTTTATTTATGGGCTACTGCAATAATTATTGGATTGTATGGTTTGAATTATATAATGGAGAGGTACAACTTAAATGAGTTAAATAAAAAAGTTGTAATATTTGGTTTATTATTCATTGTATTATTTGCAAACTCTACCTACGCATTTGTTAATTATGTAAATAATGATAGATGGGCAAATGTTGGAAAACATCCAATGCCTGAAATGTATGTATCTTTACAACATTATTTGTTAAAAAATACTGATGTAAATGATGTAATTTTATCAACAAAGGAGTTAAGCTTTGCTATAAACTCTATAAGTGGAAGGAAGGTTATGGTTAATAGATGGGCTCACCAAAACGACCCTTACATCAACTTACCTCAGAGGGATATGGACGCGGCAATAATTTTGTATGGGAATGATACAAAGAAAAAATTGGAGTTAATAAAAAAATATAATGTATCTTATTTGTATTGGGATTATTATTGGATTAATTCAGAGTTTCAATTTGATAAATATGGTAGGTTGGTGGGAATGTACGACCCTTTAATGACCTATGACACAGAGGAAAATAGGAGGTATTTGGATAAATATGGAGTGAAATACATTCCAATGTATTTTTGGGTTGACCCTTCTACAAGGTATGATAATGTTAGAAAGTTCCACATACTTGTAATTTCACCACAAAACTATTATAACTTTACAAATCCATGGAAGCCAGATTTAAATAAATATCTGGTAGAGGTTTGGAATTATACATACAATGGAAAGAAAATAGCCGCTCTATATAAGATAAATATCAAATAA
- a CDS encoding DUF6541 family protein, translating to MEIFLFIVILLLIYLLNPLKGEEKVITTLFLSVFYIISISYLLSFVGIPMYKILYVITLLFLFIIQRIKQNSFLNLNLFKIQNFKLKWKFIAIISILICSLFVAYSLFPKYPCEKWDSQYHMFKIKAIILEKTIFYKNQEYMRYWAYPSGFHSFTYFLASNVRDIPNTIYFIEIFMVMLFVLSHYYIGESIKEGTGIYTALFVPLNYEFYRILLKAIYPNTLGYCIFLILIAFLLRYKSTKNNIYLYLFSFGVFSLIFTHTFPFLMLTLFLASLMLWDVMYKKYGDILNHIKFFTIPILCSFIIIYPKFINSVISYSNTSYVIHNIHPYTIYDVIISILDGIGTCCSTTVAIGLLFSHQIPFILFMKRLLAMTLYIVLFIFGTIFLIKNKKGYFVFYILLMILWLLNNQLIGFKIPFFSALYNSIRWIYNFQILMPVFYGCGLYYIGKIIPTKRKLIVTTIIITLLSNAYTTYSYHPKFYWRFYLVGDDEIDAFNFINENNISNKIFLNFGQDSGQFIPIFTNNKCVFC from the coding sequence ATGGAAATATTCCTGTTTATTGTAATTTTATTACTAATTTATTTACTAAATCCATTAAAAGGGGAAGAAAAAGTTATCACCACACTATTCCTCTCAGTGTTTTACATAATTAGTATTTCCTATTTATTGTCTTTTGTTGGAATTCCAATGTATAAAATTTTATATGTTATCACATTGTTGTTTTTATTTATAATCCAGCGAATAAAACAAAATTCATTCTTAAATTTAAATTTATTTAAAATACAAAATTTTAAACTAAAATGGAAATTTATCGCCATAATTTCAATACTAATATGCTCGTTATTTGTTGCATACTCATTATTTCCAAAATACCCCTGTGAAAAATGGGATTCTCAATATCACATGTTTAAAATAAAGGCGATAATTTTAGAGAAAACCATATTTTATAAAAATCAAGAATACATGAGATATTGGGCATATCCCTCGGGATTTCACTCCTTTACATATTTCTTAGCTTCTAATGTTAGAGATATACCAAACACTATATATTTTATAGAGATTTTTATGGTAATGTTGTTTGTTCTTTCTCACTATTACATAGGGGAGAGCATAAAAGAAGGGACTGGAATTTATACTGCTTTATTTGTCCCATTAAACTATGAGTTTTATAGAATATTATTAAAGGCAATATATCCAAATACATTGGGATATTGCATATTTTTAATATTGATTGCATTTTTATTGAGATACAAAAGCACAAAAAATAACATTTACCTTTACTTATTTAGTTTTGGAGTATTTAGCTTAATATTTACACATACTTTTCCATTTTTAATGCTAACTTTGTTTTTAGCTTCATTAATGTTGTGGGATGTTATGTATAAAAAATATGGAGATATATTAAACCATATTAAATTTTTCACCATTCCAATACTTTGCTCCTTTATAATCATATATCCTAAATTTATTAATAGTGTGATATCATACTCCAATACTTCCTATGTCATACATAATATACATCCCTATACTATATACGATGTTATTATCTCAATATTAGACGGCATAGGGACATGTTGCTCTACTACTGTAGCTATAGGTTTATTATTTAGTCATCAGATTCCATTTATTCTATTTATGAAACGTCTGTTAGCTATGACTTTATATATAGTATTATTTATTTTTGGAACGATTTTTTTAATAAAAAACAAAAAAGGATATTTTGTATTTTATATTTTGCTTATGATACTTTGGTTATTAAACAATCAACTTATTGGTTTTAAAATACCATTTTTCTCTGCGTTATATAATTCTATAAGATGGATCTATAATTTTCAGATTTTAATGCCTGTATTTTATGGTTGTGGTTTATATTACATAGGCAAAATAATTCCCACAAAAAGAAAACTTATCGTTACTACAATTATTATTACTTTATTAAGTAATGCTTATACAACTTATTCCTATCATCCAAAATTCTATTGGAGATTTTATTTAGTGGGGGATGATGAAATAGATGCATTTAATTTTATAAATGAAAATAACATATCTAACAAGATATTTTTAAATTTTGGTCAAGATAGTGGGCAGTTTATCCCAATATTCACAAATAATAAATGTGTTTTTTGCTAG
- a CDS encoding 4Fe-4S dicluster domain-containing protein: MKIEINENFCKGCDICIVVCPRGVFEKSKKLNKRGVYPPIPVNAEKCTKCSLCILQCPDQAISVE, from the coding sequence ATGAAAATAGAGATAAATGAAAACTTCTGCAAGGGATGCGATATCTGTATTGTTGTATGTCCAAGGGGAGTATTTGAAAAATCAAAAAAATTGAATAAAAGAGGAGTTTATCCGCCAATTCCAGTAAATGCTGAAAAATGTACAAAATGTAGTCTCTGCATATTACAATGTCCAGATCAGGCTATATCAGTAGAATAA
- a CDS encoding MJ0144 family RNA dihydrouridine synthase-like protein: MAGITDGDFCKKFKDLFAIVTIGGYNLDTLTHKASKDIEKRGRKEFSINLDEFNNYIVEQIKKARESGALVSVNVRFVNIDEAYDKLLVIAKHADIIELNCHCRQQEITSLGIGQELMKNKNLLKEFLYKMRGINKPVFLKIRLNYIPIEELINNLNYVRDYFDGLHVDCFYPGKPYADLNSLKILAEEFKDKIIIGNNSVDSLEKAKEMLKYADFISVARAVLKGNIEWIKKLNTI, from the coding sequence ATGGCAGGCATTACGGATGGAGATTTCTGCAAAAAATTTAAAGATCTGTTTGCCATTGTTACAATTGGTGGCTATAATTTGGATACCTTAACTCATAAAGCTAGTAAAGATATAGAGAAAAGAGGGAGAAAGGAATTTTCCATAAATTTAGACGAATTTAACAACTATATAGTTGAGCAAATAAAAAAAGCAAGGGAAAGTGGAGCTTTAGTTTCAGTTAATGTTAGATTTGTTAATATAGATGAAGCTTACGACAAATTATTGGTTATTGCGAAACATGCTGATATAATAGAGCTTAACTGCCATTGTAGGCAGCAGGAGATAACTTCATTAGGCATAGGGCAGGAGTTAATGAAAAACAAAAACCTTCTAAAAGAATTTTTATATAAAATGAGAGGGATAAATAAGCCAGTATTTTTAAAGATAAGGTTGAATTATATACCAATAGAGGAGTTGATAAATAATTTAAACTACGTTAGAGATTACTTTGATGGATTGCATGTTGATTGCTTTTATCCTGGAAAACCTTATGCCGATTTAAACTCATTAAAAATTTTAGCAGAGGAGTTTAAAGATAAAATAATAATTGGAAATAACTCAGTTGATTCTTTGGAAAAAGCTAAAGAAATGTTAAAATACGCTGATTTTATATCAGTTGCAAGGGCTGTTTTGAAAGGCAATATTGAGTGGATAAAAAAGCTAAATACTATTTAA
- a CDS encoding GTP cyclohydrolase III: protein MIQITVIQIDNYGPWTVTPNPRRESDLQALQSRLYGDLNLMFGAHKGLVFYTRFDNLIAITNGIDLITHKRIQEGIRNRYPFTVSMAIASAETPYEAQKLATETLQEHGSAQDENRKEVLDVANELVVDGYVQIAHIDINNITGTLTDIVSAYDTYLNVNKIKLALMEELLKHNALLFFIGGDNFMSPSNGMSEEDFLDIFNRINEKYNIELKAGIGIGRTAEDASNLADIGLEKIRGKLVDKNVCTLKQDDFLGQNVSTGRLYGLQR, encoded by the coding sequence ATGATCCAAATAACAGTAATTCAAATAGACAATTACGGACCATGGACGGTTACACCAAATCCAAGAAGAGAAAGTGATTTACAAGCTCTGCAGAGCAGGTTGTATGGTGATTTAAACCTAATGTTTGGAGCTCACAAGGGGCTGGTGTTTTACACAAGATTTGACAACTTGATAGCTATAACAAACGGCATTGATTTAATCACCCACAAAAGAATTCAGGAGGGTATAAGGAATAGATATCCATTTACAGTTAGTATGGCTATTGCTTCAGCTGAAACACCTTATGAAGCTCAAAAATTAGCTACTGAAACTCTCCAAGAGCATGGAAGTGCTCAAGATGAAAATAGAAAAGAGGTTTTAGATGTTGCCAATGAGTTAGTTGTTGATGGCTACGTTCAAATTGCCCATATAGATATAAATAACATCACTGGAACTCTTACTGACATTGTAAGTGCTTATGACACTTATTTAAATGTAAATAAGATTAAATTGGCTTTGATGGAGGAGCTTTTAAAACATAATGCTTTATTGTTTTTCATAGGTGGAGATAATTTTATGTCTCCATCAAATGGAATGAGTGAAGAAGATTTCTTAGATATTTTCAACAGAATCAATGAAAAGTACAATATAGAGCTTAAGGCTGGGATAGGGATTGGAAGAACTGCTGAAGATGCTTCAAACTTAGCAGATATTGGTTTAGAAAAAATTAGGGGGAAGTTGGTTGATAAAAATGTATGTACTTTAAAGCAGGATGACTTTTTAGGGCAAAATGTATCAACTGGTAGATTGTATGGATTGCAAAGGTGA
- the hemA gene encoding glutamyl-tRNA reductase: MIILKADYKKYNVSELENIRVDEEEFYGTFYNAILLQTCNRVEIIFDADKLEDIKGIENIKLEKFDILVGDEAIEHLFRVACGLESMIVGEDQILGQLKNAYLKAKEKGKISKKLEKIILKAIHTGQRARVETKINEGGVSIGSAAVELAEKVFGLEGKNVLLIGAGEMANLVIKALKEKNIKAIIVANRTYEKAERLAKELGGIAVKFDKLEEALRYADIVISATGAPHPILTKERLKNAGKTFIIDIANPRDTTDDIKELPGVFLFTIDDLRLVAEENLKKRKKEIPKVEKIIYEELENLKELLDKMKLEVAVKELGQYIENIRKREVEKALKILKNKNKPAEEVLDDFSKALCKKIIYDMIKIFENVESREFFECLAKEFKKHGNNN; this comes from the coding sequence ATGATAATATTAAAAGCCGATTATAAAAAATACAACGTTTCTGAATTGGAGAATATTAGGGTGGACGAAGAAGAATTTTATGGGACGTTTTATAATGCGATATTGCTGCAAACATGCAACAGAGTTGAGATAATCTTCGATGCAGATAAATTAGAAGATATTAAAGGAATTGAAAACATAAAACTAGAGAAGTTTGATATATTAGTTGGGGATGAAGCTATAGAGCATTTATTTAGGGTTGCATGCGGTTTAGAGTCGATGATCGTTGGGGAAGACCAGATACTTGGACAGTTAAAAAATGCCTATCTAAAAGCTAAAGAGAAAGGGAAAATATCAAAAAAATTGGAGAAAATTATTTTAAAGGCAATACATACTGGGCAGAGGGCGAGGGTTGAAACGAAAATTAATGAAGGAGGGGTTTCAATTGGTTCTGCTGCAGTTGAATTGGCCGAGAAGGTTTTTGGATTGGAAGGAAAAAACGTCCTCCTTATCGGAGCTGGAGAAATGGCTAATTTGGTTATAAAGGCATTAAAAGAGAAGAATATTAAGGCGATTATTGTAGCAAATAGAACGTATGAAAAAGCTGAAAGATTAGCTAAAGAGCTTGGAGGCATAGCTGTAAAATTTGATAAATTGGAAGAGGCTTTAAGATATGCAGATATAGTTATCTCAGCAACGGGAGCTCCACATCCGATTTTAACTAAAGAGAGACTAAAAAATGCTGGAAAAACATTTATAATAGATATAGCAAACCCAAGAGACACAACAGATGATATTAAAGAACTTCCAGGTGTTTTTTTATTTACAATTGATGATTTGAGATTGGTAGCTGAAGAAAATTTAAAAAAGAGGAAAAAGGAGATTCCAAAGGTTGAGAAAATTATTTACGAAGAGTTGGAAAATCTAAAAGAACTCCTTGATAAAATGAAGTTGGAGGTTGCAGTCAAAGAGCTTGGGCAATATATTGAAAATATAAGAAAGAGGGAAGTTGAAAAAGCTTTAAAAATATTGAAGAATAAAAATAAACCTGCTGAAGAAGTTTTAGATGATTTCTCAAAGGCTTTATGTAAAAAGATAATATACGATATGATAAAGATATTTGAAAATGTGGAGAGTAGAGAGTTTTTTGAGTGTTTAGCAAAAGAGTTTAAAAAACATGGAAACAACAATTAA
- a CDS encoding glycosyltransferase family 9 protein has product MDIDKIRIIDYYIGIPIIQFLRLFKIKKKELKNKPKKILLIKFFGIGNLVMSSPVFYHIKNKYPNAEIHYLTLKNNEDVLKCYKKYVDKIKYIDIKDNIILATLKLINDLRKENYDVIIDLDQFSRYSAIISFLINKNFSIGFKTRGAYRHYLYDHIIEYMGNKHIVEEFLDLLEPLGIKPNKNIKLIPLETDNTSKKKVDEFLTKHGFIDKKIIGIHTGTSENAPQRKWPYFKELIEKILLETDCYIVLTAGPKEYSECDNLINSLNVDEKYKERIIVSKGISLKELPELIKRFVLYISNDTGPLHIAAAQGVFVIGLYGPNTPKLYGPYTKNCYVFYKNLPCSPCITNFNNKKTTCKNPICMKKISVDEVFNKILEYLK; this is encoded by the coding sequence ATGGATATTGATAAAATCAGAATAATTGACTATTATATTGGAATTCCTATAATTCAATTTCTTAGATTATTTAAGATTAAAAAAAAGGAATTAAAAAATAAACCAAAAAAAATTTTACTTATAAAATTTTTTGGTATTGGCAATTTAGTAATGTCTTCCCCAGTTTTTTATCATATAAAAAATAAATATCCAAATGCAGAAATACACTACTTAACATTAAAAAACAATGAGGATGTTTTAAAGTGTTATAAAAAATATGTTGATAAGATTAAATACATTGACATAAAAGACAACATTATTTTAGCTACTTTAAAATTAATCAATGACTTGAGAAAAGAAAACTATGATGTTATCATAGATTTAGACCAATTTTCGAGATATTCGGCAATAATTTCCTTCCTAATAAATAAAAACTTTTCGATAGGATTCAAAACAAGAGGAGCTTATAGGCATTATCTTTATGACCATATAATTGAATATATGGGTAATAAGCATATAGTTGAAGAATTTTTAGATTTACTTGAACCTTTAGGTATAAAACCAAATAAAAATATAAAATTAATCCCATTAGAAACAGACAATACTTCAAAAAAGAAAGTAGATGAATTTTTAACTAAACATGGATTCATTGATAAGAAAATCATCGGGATACACACTGGCACAAGTGAAAATGCCCCACAAAGAAAATGGCCTTATTTTAAGGAGTTAATAGAAAAAATATTATTAGAAACTGATTGCTATATTGTTTTAACTGCTGGACCAAAAGAATATAGTGAATGTGATAATTTAATAAATTCTTTAAATGTTGATGAAAAATATAAAGAAAGAATTATAGTATCAAAAGGGATATCCTTAAAAGAATTACCAGAGTTAATTAAAAGATTTGTTTTATATATAAGTAATGACACGGGACCTTTGCACATAGCTGCAGCACAGGGTGTTTTTGTGATTGGACTTTATGGACCTAACACTCCGAAACTTTACGGACCATATACAAAAAATTGTTATGTCTTTTACAAAAATCTTCCATGTTCTCCATGCATAACTAACTTTAATAATAAAAAGACCACATGTAAAAATCCAATTTGTATGAAAAAAATTAGTGTAGATGAAGTATTTAATAAGATTTTGGAGTATTTAAAATAG